The Streptomyces sp. CC0208 genome window below encodes:
- a CDS encoding PrpF domain-containing protein → MLRLQGEMIRGGTSKCWIFDHHDVVATGVDADTLLLAAYNAADPRQIDGVGGASSTTSKAAIVRTSTKPGIDVEYAFAQVGIGDERVEWASNCGNCATAVALYAVHNGLVPITSDSTTVRMLNVNTKARLTGTIPTPGRTAFDEGTAAVPGTAALGVPVLLGFEDPAGSTTGRTLPTGHAVDTLTGPAGKIEVSLVDAGAPAALFEAKAFGLQGTESLAEFAAAVPALTVLRRQAALAMGLAKENDPVSHAVPKVGVVARPAAYRTTDGTPVGPDEYDLAVRMVSMHAPHPAIGLTSAVALVTAAATPGTLAHRVARQTADGTLRLGTPAGVITARAVPAAEGASPTVLLHRAARRIARAELLVPVLEGRPV, encoded by the coding sequence GTGTTGCGTCTGCAGGGCGAGATGATCCGCGGAGGAACCAGCAAGTGCTGGATCTTCGACCACCATGACGTGGTGGCGACCGGCGTGGACGCCGACACCCTGCTGCTGGCCGCCTACAACGCCGCCGACCCCCGCCAGATCGACGGCGTCGGCGGTGCCTCCTCCACCACCTCCAAGGCGGCGATCGTCCGGACCTCGACGAAACCGGGCATCGACGTCGAGTACGCCTTCGCGCAGGTCGGCATCGGCGACGAGCGCGTGGAATGGGCCAGCAACTGCGGCAACTGCGCGACCGCCGTCGCCCTGTACGCCGTCCACAACGGTCTGGTGCCGATCACGTCGGACTCCACCACGGTGCGGATGCTCAATGTCAACACCAAGGCCCGCCTCACCGGCACCATCCCCACCCCGGGGCGGACGGCCTTCGACGAGGGCACGGCCGCGGTGCCCGGCACCGCCGCGCTCGGGGTTCCGGTCCTGCTCGGTTTCGAGGACCCGGCGGGTTCGACCACGGGCCGCACCCTGCCGACCGGCCACGCCGTGGACACCCTGACCGGCCCGGCCGGCAAGATCGAGGTGTCTCTGGTCGACGCCGGCGCCCCGGCCGCGCTGTTCGAGGCCAAGGCCTTCGGCCTGCAGGGCACCGAGTCCCTGGCCGAGTTCGCCGCGGCAGTGCCCGCGCTCACCGTGCTGCGCCGTCAGGCCGCCCTTGCCATGGGCCTGGCCAAGGAGAACGATCCCGTCAGCCACGCCGTGCCGAAGGTCGGCGTCGTCGCCCGCCCCGCCGCCTACCGCACCACCGACGGCACCCCGGTCGGACCGGACGAGTACGACCTGGCCGTCCGCATGGTCTCGATGCACGCCCCCCACCCGGCGATCGGTCTCACCTCGGCCGTCGCGCTGGTCACCGCAGCCGCTACCCCCGGCACCCTCGCCCACCGCGTCGCCCGGCAGACCGCCGACGGCACGCTGCGCCTGGGCACCCCGGCCGGTGTCATCACCGCCCGAGCCGTCCCCGCAGCGGAGGGCGCGTCCCCCACGGTGCTGCTGCACCGCGCCGCCCGCCGCATCGCCCGAGCCGAACTCCTCGTTCCCGTCCTGGAAGGACGCCCCGTATGA
- a CDS encoding LysR substrate-binding domain-containing protein, whose product MLDVRRILLFTEVARRGSVTATARALNYTPSAVSQQVSRLEAEAGQPLLERHARGVTLTDAGRALAERGERIERELTAAENELADFAGLRAGTLRVGTFPTVGASLLPRAVIAFREAHPDVRLTVRSARIAGLWAMLENREIEMSLMWDYDWNRIDREDIAVTTLADDPPALLVAQGHPLADRPSAALADFANDPWITRADHHPVAEALARSCHAAGFEPQIAYEAHDYQEAQAMVAAGIGVALAPTLALEGIRAGVSILKLQPAGPVRRILLVRMSDHALTPAAQAFAVFLRNSAAAATVA is encoded by the coding sequence ATGCTCGACGTCCGACGCATCCTGCTCTTCACCGAGGTCGCCCGCCGGGGCTCGGTCACCGCGACCGCACGAGCCCTCAACTACACCCCGTCAGCGGTGTCCCAGCAGGTCAGCCGCCTGGAAGCAGAAGCCGGGCAGCCCCTGCTGGAGCGCCATGCGCGGGGCGTCACGCTCACCGATGCGGGCCGCGCGCTGGCCGAACGGGGCGAGCGGATCGAGCGCGAACTGACGGCCGCGGAGAACGAGCTGGCCGACTTCGCGGGACTGCGCGCGGGCACCCTCCGGGTCGGCACCTTCCCCACCGTCGGAGCCTCCCTCCTCCCACGGGCCGTGATCGCCTTCCGGGAAGCGCATCCGGACGTACGGCTGACCGTGCGCAGCGCCCGCATCGCGGGCCTGTGGGCGATGCTGGAGAACCGGGAGATCGAGATGTCCCTGATGTGGGACTACGACTGGAATCGCATCGACCGCGAGGACATCGCCGTCACCACACTGGCCGACGACCCCCCGGCCCTCCTCGTCGCCCAGGGCCACCCCCTGGCCGACCGCCCTTCGGCCGCCCTCGCGGACTTCGCGAACGATCCATGGATCACCCGCGCCGACCACCACCCGGTGGCCGAGGCCCTAGCCCGGAGCTGCCACGCAGCCGGCTTCGAGCCGCAGATCGCCTACGAGGCCCACGACTACCAGGAGGCCCAGGCCATGGTCGCCGCCGGCATCGGCGTCGCCCTCGCCCCCACCCTTGCCCTGGAAGGCATCCGAGCCGGTGTCAGCATCCTGAAGCTGCAACCCGCCGGCCCGGTGCGCCGTATCCTTCTCGTCCGCATGAGCGACCACGCCCTCACCCCCGCCGCCCAGGCCTTCGCGGTCTTTCTCCGCAACAGCGCCGCCGCCGCTACGGTGGCATGA
- a CDS encoding alpha-L-rhamnosidase C-terminal domain-containing protein has product MSSSTLTGRDSTHQDRLLALTFARSRIVTAPTGAGVVICDVVEELADQAQRTFRVEESRGHEVSPLLEEGLRRDGIRPTAPGFATFQVKPQPTSVTWADVTVPTDHGTIGAAFDTTSGGRVDISVNVPANTTSSVYLPGGTEGTTSVFMDGNSVAAAYDNGFLRVDDVQPGCHIVTTSSDSTPYSDTKLTGIC; this is encoded by the coding sequence ATGTCTTCCTCCACCCTTACCGGCCGGGACTCCACCCACCAGGATCGATTACTTGCACTAACGTTCGCGCGAAGCCGTATCGTCACCGCGCCGACTGGGGCGGGAGTAGTCATCTGCGACGTCGTCGAGGAACTCGCCGATCAGGCCCAGCGCACGTTCCGCGTCGAAGAGAGCCGCGGGCATGAAGTCTCCCCTCTCCTTGAGGAGGGCCTCCGGCGCGATGGCATCCGGCCCACCGCACCGGGCTTTGCGACCTTCCAGGTCAAGCCCCAGCCCACCTCGGTCACCTGGGCCGACGTCACGGTGCCCACCGACCACGGCACCATCGGCGCGGCCTTCGACACCACCAGCGGCGGTCGCGTCGACATCAGCGTGAACGTCCCGGCCAACACCACTTCCTCGGTGTATCTGCCCGGTGGGACGGAGGGTACGACCAGCGTCTTCATGGACGGCAACAGCGTCGCCGCCGCCTACGACAACGGATTCCTGCGCGTCGACGACGTCCAGCCCGGCTGTCACATCGTCACCACTTCCTCCGACAGCACCCCGTACAGCGACACCAAGCTCACCGGCATCTGCTAG
- a CDS encoding SpoIIE family protein phosphatase, with the protein MNVTTGSEAADDDRAALRPEDPVDESATARATVDPHGIVTGWSEGARRLLGYRSAEVIGRLAAPLLAAEPPLETLRSLHTLPRWNGAATLLHSDGHHLTVNLLAHRRELHSEDDGGDEWLLVSPLARPPSPLQDDALLRWAFTQSPATSALYDTGLRLRRANADMERVIGLPEAAMQGLRVSEIVVDSEGDRTEQCMRRALETGEQQHLQQVLRLAGHRSESVWSTSLTPVKDAGGTVRGVLLSAHDVTEEHLARRRLALLNEASIRIGSTLDLARTAQELADVAIPHLADFVTVDLLPAIEGGDDPRASSPSSPVMLRRVAYQSVLEGCPEVVVERGTVAAYPDESTAARCLSTGRPLIENVTASAMDRVASQTPDRAERMRRYGFHSVLAVPMRARGITLGVATFSRHRRPEPFERDDLLLGEEITARAAVCIDNARRYDRERRTSLTLQSSLLPQRLPPQAAVDAASRYLPTSAQAGVGGDWFDVIPLSGARVALVVGDVVGHGIHASATMGRLRTAVRTLADVDLPPDELLTHLDDLVIRLSAEAETTADTVGDIGATCLYAVYDPVSRRCTMARAGHPAPAVATPDGTVEFPDIPVGPPLGLGGLPFEATEIELPEGSLLALYTDGLVEERGRDIDEGLDALREVLARPPASLEDTCDAVIQRLLPDRPADDVALLIARTRALDAAHVATWDVPADPAAVAETRKNTCRQLATWGLDEAAFVTELVVSELVTNAIRYGGAPIQLRLIRDRNLICEVSDASNTAPHLRRARTFDEGGRGLLLVAQLTQGWGTRQTYDGKTIWAEQVLPTA; encoded by the coding sequence ATGAACGTGACGACGGGTTCTGAAGCCGCCGACGACGATCGGGCGGCCTTGCGGCCGGAGGACCCCGTCGACGAGTCGGCCACGGCCAGAGCCACCGTGGATCCCCACGGCATTGTGACCGGCTGGAGCGAGGGCGCACGGCGACTGCTCGGATACCGGTCCGCGGAGGTCATCGGCCGGCTCGCGGCGCCGTTGCTCGCCGCGGAGCCGCCCTTGGAGACGCTGCGCTCCCTGCACACGCTGCCGAGGTGGAACGGGGCGGCGACGCTCCTGCACTCGGACGGCCACCACCTCACAGTGAACCTGCTGGCCCACCGCCGGGAACTCCACTCCGAAGACGACGGGGGCGACGAGTGGCTCCTGGTCTCCCCCCTGGCCCGGCCGCCGTCGCCCCTCCAGGACGACGCGCTGCTGAGGTGGGCGTTCACCCAGTCCCCGGCCACGTCGGCGCTCTACGACACCGGTCTGCGGCTGCGGCGGGCGAACGCGGACATGGAGCGGGTGATCGGCCTGCCCGAAGCGGCGATGCAGGGGCTTCGGGTGTCGGAGATCGTGGTCGACTCGGAGGGCGACCGGACGGAACAGTGCATGCGGCGGGCGCTGGAGACCGGAGAACAGCAGCATCTGCAGCAGGTCCTGCGCCTGGCGGGCCACAGGAGCGAGAGCGTCTGGTCGACGTCGCTCACCCCCGTGAAGGACGCCGGGGGAACGGTACGGGGCGTGCTCCTTTCCGCCCACGACGTGACCGAGGAGCACCTGGCCCGACGGCGTCTGGCCCTGCTCAACGAGGCCAGTATCCGCATCGGCAGCACCCTGGACCTGGCTCGGACCGCGCAGGAACTGGCCGACGTCGCCATCCCGCACCTCGCGGACTTCGTCACCGTCGATCTGCTGCCCGCCATCGAAGGCGGCGACGACCCGCGCGCCAGTTCGCCGTCCAGCCCGGTCATGCTGCGCCGTGTCGCCTACCAGTCGGTCCTGGAGGGCTGCCCCGAGGTCGTGGTGGAGCGCGGAACAGTGGCCGCCTACCCGGACGAGTCGACCGCGGCCAGGTGCCTGAGCACCGGGCGACCGCTGATCGAGAACGTGACCGCTTCCGCGATGGACAGGGTGGCGAGCCAGACCCCGGACCGGGCCGAACGGATGCGGCGTTACGGCTTCCACTCGGTGCTGGCCGTGCCGATGCGCGCCCGCGGCATCACTCTCGGCGTGGCGACGTTCTCCCGCCACCGGCGCCCGGAACCCTTCGAGCGGGACGACCTGCTCCTCGGTGAGGAGATCACCGCCAGGGCCGCCGTCTGCATCGACAACGCCCGCCGCTACGACCGTGAGCGCCGCACCTCCCTCACCCTGCAGAGCAGTCTCCTGCCGCAACGGCTGCCCCCGCAGGCCGCCGTCGACGCCGCCTCCCGCTACCTGCCCACCAGCGCGCAGGCCGGCGTCGGCGGCGACTGGTTCGATGTGATCCCGTTGTCCGGCGCCCGGGTCGCGCTCGTCGTCGGCGACGTCGTCGGCCACGGCATTCACGCCTCGGCCACCATGGGACGGCTGCGCACCGCCGTACGCACCCTCGCCGATGTCGACCTCCCGCCCGACGAGCTGCTGACCCACCTGGACGACCTGGTCATCCGCCTGTCCGCCGAGGCCGAAACCACAGCCGACACCGTCGGCGACATCGGCGCGACCTGTCTGTACGCCGTCTACGACCCGGTCTCCCGACGCTGCACCATGGCTCGCGCGGGCCACCCCGCACCCGCGGTGGCGACGCCGGACGGCACCGTGGAGTTTCCCGACATCCCCGTGGGTCCGCCGCTGGGGCTCGGCGGCCTGCCCTTCGAAGCCACCGAGATCGAACTGCCCGAAGGCAGCCTTCTCGCGCTGTACACCGACGGTCTCGTCGAGGAGCGTGGCCGCGACATCGACGAAGGCCTCGACGCGCTGCGCGAGGTGCTGGCCCGGCCCCCCGCGTCCTTGGAGGACACCTGCGACGCCGTGATCCAGAGGCTTCTCCCCGACCGCCCCGCCGACGATGTGGCGCTGCTGATAGCCCGCACCCGCGCCCTGGACGCGGCACATGTCGCCACCTGGGACGTGCCGGCGGATCCCGCAGCGGTCGCCGAGACCCGTAAGAACACGTGTCGGCAGCTGGCCACCTGGGGCCTGGACGAGGCCGCCTTCGTCACCGAACTGGTCGTCAGCGAACTCGTCACCAACGCCATCCGCTACGGCGGCGCCCCCATCCAGCTCCGGCTCATCCGGGACCGCAACCTCATCTGCGAAGTCTCCGACGCCAGCAACACCGCCCCCCACCTGCGCCGTGCCCGCACCTTCGACGAAGGCGGCCGCGGTCTGCTCCTCGTAGCCCAGCTCACCCAGGGCTGGGGCACCCGCCAGACCTACGATGGCAAGACGATCTGGGCCGAACAGGTCCTCCCCACGGCCTGA
- a CDS encoding benzaldehyde dehydrogenase: MTAASEGTWPDGADWTGKIYSGGWRQSGGGTQPVTEPATGERLAEVGVAAPADVARAGALAARAQRAWAEAAPQERAEVLLRTARALRDHSGDVRQWIVRESGGVPAKGDYEIAAGLSQLSQAAGLASLPRGEILSPSTPGQTSCAWRVPLGVVGVINPWNAPLLFAMRALAPALVLGNAVLLKPDTHTPVSGGIVVARLFEEAGLPEGLLHVLPGGPGTGEAVVADPHVAMVVFTGSTQAGRAVARAAGDGLKRVALELGGKNSIVVLDDADIDAAAAAGAMSSFGYQGQACVAAGRHLVHADIMEPYTEALIGQADALRVGDPREEGVALGPVISERQAANIERIVDESVAAGARVLAGGRRDGLFYPPTVLDHVARTMPAFTEEIFGPVAPVVAFRTDTEAVEIANDTVYGLTAAVHSRSVPRAAAIAERLRTGMVHLNDVSAKDAANAPFGGMGASGNGSRIGGTANLEQFTQWRWMTVAEGV, from the coding sequence ATGACTGCCGCCAGCGAGGGGACATGGCCGGACGGGGCCGATTGGACCGGGAAGATCTACAGCGGCGGCTGGCGGCAGTCCGGGGGCGGAACCCAGCCGGTGACCGAACCGGCGACGGGGGAGCGGCTGGCGGAGGTGGGTGTGGCGGCGCCCGCGGATGTCGCCCGGGCCGGTGCCCTGGCCGCCCGGGCTCAGCGGGCCTGGGCCGAGGCGGCACCTCAGGAGCGCGCCGAGGTGCTGCTCCGTACCGCCCGGGCACTGCGCGACCACAGCGGGGACGTCCGCCAGTGGATCGTCAGGGAGTCCGGAGGCGTCCCGGCGAAGGGCGACTACGAGATCGCGGCCGGACTCAGTCAGCTGTCGCAGGCCGCCGGGCTCGCCTCGCTGCCTCGCGGCGAGATCCTGAGCCCCTCGACGCCGGGCCAGACCAGTTGTGCGTGGCGGGTACCGCTGGGTGTGGTCGGCGTCATCAACCCCTGGAACGCCCCCCTGCTGTTCGCCATGCGGGCCCTCGCGCCCGCCCTTGTGCTGGGCAACGCCGTCCTGCTCAAACCCGATACCCACACGCCGGTGTCCGGCGGCATCGTCGTGGCGCGGCTGTTCGAGGAGGCCGGACTGCCCGAGGGGCTGCTGCACGTTCTGCCCGGAGGCCCCGGCACCGGTGAGGCGGTCGTGGCCGATCCGCACGTCGCCATGGTCGTGTTCACCGGGTCCACCCAGGCGGGACGGGCGGTGGCCCGGGCCGCGGGCGACGGGCTCAAGCGGGTGGCCCTGGAGCTGGGCGGCAAGAACTCGATCGTCGTGCTCGACGACGCGGACATCGACGCCGCCGCGGCGGCCGGGGCGATGAGTTCCTTCGGCTATCAGGGGCAGGCCTGCGTCGCCGCCGGACGTCATCTGGTGCACGCCGACATCATGGAGCCGTACACCGAGGCACTGATCGGACAGGCCGACGCGCTGCGGGTCGGCGACCCCCGCGAGGAGGGTGTGGCACTCGGTCCCGTGATCAGCGAGCGCCAGGCGGCGAACATCGAACGCATCGTGGACGAGAGCGTGGCCGCCGGGGCACGGGTGCTGGCCGGCGGACGCCGCGACGGGCTGTTCTACCCGCCCACCGTCCTGGACCACGTCGCGCGGACCATGCCCGCCTTCACCGAGGAGATCTTCGGGCCGGTCGCCCCTGTCGTCGCCTTCCGTACCGACACGGAGGCCGTCGAGATCGCCAACGACACCGTGTACGGCCTCACAGCGGCCGTGCACTCCCGTTCGGTGCCGCGGGCCGCGGCCATCGCCGAGCGGTTGCGCACCGGCATGGTGCACCTCAACGACGTCTCTGCCAAGGACGCCGCGAACGCCCCCTTCGGCGGAATGGGAGCATCGGGCAACGGCTCCCGCATCGGCGGCACCGCCAATCTGGAGCAGTTCACCCAGTGGCGCTGGATGACGGTGGCCGAGGGGGTCTGA
- a CDS encoding MarR family winged helix-turn-helix transcriptional regulator: MAASTHRTPSTAGEGPMSYAIFQLARAHRARAAAMLREMDLHPGQELLLMQLLDRDGQTQSELLESVGLDHSTVSKSLRRMQDAGLLVREPAEHDRRVMVVHLTDRGRAMREPIAAMWRALEETSARDLSAQQAEAFVRTAYAIADAINGRALPGQERGQST; this comes from the coding sequence ATGGCCGCCTCCACCCACCGCACCCCCTCTACGGCCGGCGAGGGGCCGATGAGCTACGCGATCTTCCAGCTCGCCCGCGCTCACCGCGCCCGCGCCGCCGCCATGCTCCGCGAGATGGACCTGCATCCCGGCCAGGAACTGCTGCTGATGCAGCTCCTTGACCGGGACGGCCAGACCCAGTCCGAACTGCTCGAAAGCGTCGGCCTGGACCACTCGACCGTCTCCAAGTCCCTGCGCCGCATGCAGGACGCCGGCCTGCTCGTGCGCGAGCCGGCCGAACACGACCGGCGCGTCATGGTCGTCCACCTCACCGACAGGGGCCGTGCCATGCGCGAGCCCATCGCGGCCATGTGGCGGGCGCTGGAGGAGACCTCCGCCCGGGACCTGTCGGCGCAGCAGGCAGAGGCCTTCGTCCGCACCGCCTACGCCATCGCCGACGCGATCAACGGCCGCGCCCTTCCCGGGCAAGAGCGGGGACAGTCCACGTAA
- a CDS encoding alkene reductase, whose amino-acid sequence MLNALWTPTTVGDISLPHRLVMAPMTRDRSTPEGVPTELNAEYYAQRASHALIITEGTQPNADGQGYLLTPGIHNDDQIAGWRKVTDAVHAADGRIVIQLMHTGRIAHPDNTPHGRQPVAPSAIQPQGAMFTASGPQEMPVPRALSTQEVVATVDDFRRAAAAAVAAGADGVEIHGANGYLVHQFLADNSNQRTDRYGGSIDNRIRFAVEVATAVAEEIGADRTGLRISPGNPYNDIAESDTAELYPALLRALSPLGLAYLHILHAGDDELLGTLRTLWPTTLILNRAGTDLPTRAKDVDNGTADLVSVGALALANPDLVERLRSDAPLNTPDPATFYGGGVAGYTDYPTHTV is encoded by the coding sequence ATGCTGAACGCCCTGTGGACACCGACCACCGTCGGCGACATCTCCCTCCCGCACCGCCTGGTCATGGCCCCCATGACCCGTGACCGCTCCACCCCCGAAGGCGTACCGACCGAGCTGAACGCCGAGTACTACGCCCAGCGGGCCTCGCACGCGCTCATCATCACCGAGGGAACCCAGCCCAACGCCGACGGCCAGGGCTACCTCCTCACCCCCGGCATCCACAATGACGATCAGATCGCCGGGTGGCGCAAGGTCACCGACGCCGTACACGCGGCCGACGGCCGGATCGTCATCCAGCTGATGCACACCGGACGTATCGCCCACCCCGACAACACCCCGCACGGCCGTCAGCCGGTCGCCCCTTCAGCGATTCAGCCGCAGGGCGCGATGTTCACCGCTTCCGGGCCCCAGGAAATGCCAGTACCCCGTGCTCTGTCGACGCAGGAGGTCGTGGCGACCGTCGACGACTTCCGCCGCGCCGCGGCGGCCGCCGTCGCGGCAGGCGCCGACGGCGTGGAGATCCACGGCGCCAACGGCTACCTGGTGCACCAGTTCCTCGCCGACAACTCCAACCAGCGCACCGACCGCTACGGCGGCTCCATCGACAACCGCATCCGCTTCGCCGTCGAGGTCGCCACAGCCGTGGCCGAGGAAATCGGCGCCGACCGCACCGGCCTGCGCATCTCCCCCGGCAACCCCTACAACGACATCGCCGAGTCCGACACCGCCGAGCTGTATCCGGCGCTCCTGCGTGCGCTCAGCCCGCTCGGCCTCGCCTACCTCCACATCCTCCACGCGGGCGACGACGAGCTGCTGGGCACCCTGCGCACGCTGTGGCCGACCACGCTGATCCTCAACCGGGCCGGCACCGACCTGCCCACCCGCGCCAAGGACGTCGACAACGGCACGGCCGACCTTGTCTCCGTCGGCGCCCTCGCGCTCGCCAACCCGGACCTGGTCGAGCGGCTACGCTCGGACGCGCCGCTGAACACCCCCGACCCGGCTACCTTCTACGGCGGCGGAGTGGCCGGCTACACCGACTACCCCACCCACACCGTCTGA
- a CDS encoding NADP-dependent oxidoreductase gives MKAILFDRFGGTDVLHEADIEVPQPGPGQVRVRVRAAGLNALDGKIRSGAMEAAFPTSLPAVPGAELAGVVDALGEGVQDVQVGDEVLGWSDTGSYAQYALATTVAPKPAGLDWQHAVALPVAGETAERVLDLLGVTAGETVLMHGAAGAVGTLAIQLATARGARVIATAGPTNQDYLTSLGATATLYGEGLVERVRALAPDGVDAVFDLAGKGALEDSVALRGGTERIVTIADFRAHQLGITFSSGGQERSAARLAALAQDAATGKLVTTVTAYPVDQAATAQQISDAGHVRGKLVLTLD, from the coding sequence ATGAAGGCCATCCTGTTCGACCGTTTCGGAGGCACCGACGTGCTGCACGAGGCGGACATCGAGGTCCCGCAGCCCGGCCCGGGGCAGGTCCGCGTCCGCGTCAGGGCGGCCGGCCTGAACGCACTGGACGGCAAGATCCGCTCCGGGGCGATGGAGGCCGCGTTCCCCACGTCGCTCCCCGCCGTCCCCGGTGCCGAGCTCGCCGGCGTGGTGGACGCCCTGGGTGAGGGTGTGCAGGACGTGCAGGTGGGCGACGAGGTGCTGGGCTGGTCGGACACCGGCTCGTACGCCCAGTACGCGCTGGCCACCACCGTGGCCCCCAAGCCCGCTGGCCTCGACTGGCAGCACGCGGTCGCGCTGCCGGTGGCGGGCGAGACGGCCGAGCGGGTCCTGGACCTGCTGGGCGTCACCGCCGGGGAGACCGTACTGATGCACGGCGCGGCCGGAGCGGTCGGCACCCTGGCAATCCAGCTCGCCACGGCCCGCGGAGCGCGTGTCATCGCCACCGCCGGCCCCACCAACCAGGACTACCTCACCTCGCTCGGCGCCACCGCGACCCTCTACGGCGAGGGCCTGGTCGAGCGGGTCCGGGCGCTCGCCCCCGACGGCGTGGACGCGGTGTTCGACCTGGCCGGGAAGGGAGCCCTGGAGGACTCCGTCGCCCTGCGCGGCGGCACCGAGCGCATCGTCACGATCGCCGACTTCCGCGCGCACCAGCTCGGCATCACCTTCTCCAGCGGTGGCCAGGAACGCTCGGCCGCCCGCCTGGCCGCCCTGGCGCAGGACGCCGCGACCGGCAAGCTCGTCACCACCGTCACCGCCTACCCCGTCGACCAGGCCGCCACGGCCCAGCAGATCAGCGACGCCGGGCATGTCCGCGGCAAGCTCGTCCTCACCCTCGACTGA
- a CDS encoding substrate-binding domain-containing protein has protein sequence MQRPLSLHTPEWFTADDSALNVALVYPMQGPAGIFGPACEACGQLAAEEINRAGGVLGKELRLLEVDGGADPRKVADEVEALVATGVVHGVTGWHISSVRQAVAPRIAHLVPYVYTALYEGGERTDGVFMTSETPDWQLLPAMRLLAETRRVRRWFVVGNNYVWPRRTARAARRYARSCGGGRVCGEAYLPLGTGDFRDVLRRIEHADADGVLMLLVGSDAVRFNRAFAASGLDQRCLRLSTLMDENMLMASGPEATGDLFSTAGFFASLANQDTLDFHGQYADRFGIEAPAPGSLGESCYEGVLLLASLIERARTLDVAAISAAAETVSYEGPRGLLHLRDRHVRQRIYLAEADGLDFNVLAQLRAPHDLV, from the coding sequence ATGCAGCGGCCGCTCAGCCTCCACACCCCCGAGTGGTTCACGGCCGACGACTCGGCCCTGAACGTCGCGCTCGTGTACCCGATGCAGGGGCCTGCCGGGATCTTCGGTCCTGCCTGTGAGGCATGCGGGCAGCTGGCCGCCGAGGAGATCAACAGGGCCGGCGGTGTGCTCGGCAAGGAGCTCCGGCTGCTGGAGGTCGACGGCGGCGCCGACCCGCGGAAGGTCGCCGACGAGGTCGAGGCCCTGGTGGCGACCGGTGTGGTGCACGGGGTGACCGGTTGGCACATCTCCTCGGTCCGGCAGGCGGTGGCGCCCCGCATCGCGCACCTGGTGCCGTACGTCTACACCGCCCTGTACGAGGGCGGGGAGCGGACCGACGGCGTCTTCATGACCAGTGAGACGCCCGACTGGCAGCTGCTGCCCGCCATGCGGCTCCTGGCCGAGACACGGCGGGTGCGCCGATGGTTCGTCGTCGGCAACAACTACGTCTGGCCCCGGCGCACGGCCCGGGCGGCCCGTCGCTACGCCCGCTCGTGCGGGGGTGGGCGGGTCTGCGGCGAGGCGTACCTCCCGCTGGGCACCGGGGACTTCCGTGACGTGCTGCGGCGCATCGAGCACGCGGACGCGGACGGCGTGCTGATGCTGCTGGTCGGCAGTGACGCGGTCCGCTTCAACCGGGCCTTCGCCGCCTCCGGCCTCGACCAGCGGTGCCTCAGGCTCAGCACGCTGATGGACGAGAACATGCTGATGGCCAGCGGTCCGGAGGCGACCGGTGACCTCTTCAGCACGGCCGGGTTCTTCGCCTCGCTGGCGAACCAGGACACCCTGGACTTCCACGGCCAGTACGCCGACCGCTTCGGCATCGAGGCTCCGGCCCCCGGAAGCCTCGGTGAATCCTGCTACGAGGGCGTGCTGCTGCTCGCCTCACTCATCGAGCGGGCCCGCACCCTGGACGTCGCCGCGATCTCGGCCGCCGCCGAGACCGTCTCCTACGAAGGGCCGCGCGGTCTGCTCCACCTCCGCGACCGGCATGTGCGCCAGCGCATCTACCTCGCGGAGGCGGACGGGCTCGACTTCAACGTGCTCGCCCAACTCCGCGCTCCGCACGACCTGGTGTGA
- a CDS encoding MarR family transcriptional regulator: MARQPQQLLYLLTRAERLAVRRVQSVLDEFDCSVEAWRVLDLLSDGQGHNMTALADHAFLPAPSLTKLVDQLVDQNWVYRRVDPADRRRVLAHLTPRGMQRWQLLVREVRAEWGDLELSLPGEELDELLTRLAEALEGRGTSGRGATGPGGVTPGRAERGVGRAR, encoded by the coding sequence ATGGCGAGGCAGCCCCAGCAACTGCTCTACCTCCTGACCCGGGCCGAACGTCTCGCGGTGCGCCGAGTGCAGTCCGTACTGGACGAGTTCGACTGTTCGGTGGAGGCATGGAGGGTGCTCGACCTGCTGTCCGACGGGCAGGGGCACAACATGACGGCCCTCGCCGACCACGCCTTCCTGCCGGCCCCGAGCCTCACGAAGCTGGTCGACCAACTCGTCGACCAGAACTGGGTCTACCGCCGCGTCGACCCCGCCGACCGGCGTCGGGTGCTGGCCCACCTCACTCCGCGAGGCATGCAGCGGTGGCAGTTGCTGGTCCGTGAAGTACGTGCCGAGTGGGGGGACTTGGAGCTGTCACTCCCTGGCGAGGAGCTGGACGAGTTGCTCACACGGCTGGCCGAGGCCCTGGAAGGTCGGGGCACCTCGGGCCGGGGCGCCACCGGCCCGGGCGGCGTCACACCAGGTCGTGCGGAGCGCGGAGTTGGGCGAGCACGTTGA